The following are encoded together in the Thalassomonas haliotis genome:
- a CDS encoding single-stranded DNA-binding protein has translation MSHATSASAATQTSDLQLNSVTLLGNLVNKPEIRYLANPVQAITELTLATHSKWLDKKTNTQKEWTSFHHIKVIGEVVEQVIARAQKGDILLVQGYLASHDYDPKETVNATFIQAFAKGYTQEINQVHCSATLTAPLTLVTTENNKTLAHAEISIFFETASTKGKKPKQLIITRPLHIWGKQASYLSEHAAPGDILLIEGKLNYLNDLDKSQFIDGKHIQLIKKPAINY, from the coding sequence ATGTCTCACGCTACCTCGGCATCTGCCGCTACACAAACCAGTGATCTGCAATTAAACTCGGTCACCTTATTGGGCAACTTAGTCAACAAACCCGAGATCCGCTACCTGGCCAATCCGGTGCAGGCCATTACCGAATTAACCCTGGCCACCCACAGTAAATGGCTGGATAAAAAAACCAACACTCAGAAAGAGTGGACCAGTTTCCACCATATTAAAGTGATTGGCGAAGTTGTCGAGCAGGTCATCGCCCGGGCACAAAAAGGCGATATTCTGCTGGTGCAGGGCTACCTGGCAAGCCACGACTACGACCCGAAAGAAACCGTCAACGCCACCTTTATCCAGGCATTCGCCAAAGGTTATACCCAGGAAATCAACCAGGTGCATTGCAGTGCAACCTTAACCGCTCCCCTGACCCTAGTGACCACAGAAAACAATAAAACCCTGGCACATGCCGAAATTTCAATTTTCTTTGAAACAGCCTCAACCAAAGGCAAAAAACCGAAGCAACTGATTATCACCCGTCCGCTGCATATCTGGGGTAAACAGGCGTCATACCTGAGCGAGCATGCCGCACCCGGTGATATCCTGTTAATTGAAGGTAAGCTGAATTACCTCAATGACCTTGATAAATCTCAGTTTATTGATGGCAAACATATACAGCTGATAAAAAAACCAGCAATTAACTATTGA
- a CDS encoding ketoacyl-ACP synthase III → MLYAEITGWGKCLPPATLTNDDLSTFVETSDEWITSRTGIKSRRISHVNTAHLASVAAQRAMAAAGISAEEVDLIVIATSCPDTIVPNTASMVQKMIGAPNAAAVDMTAACTGFLYALQSATAQVRVGAIKKAIVIGAERMSWFINWSRRETAVLFGDGAGAVVIEASEEKLGLVNAKLGCDTEARDVLEIRGFGTDMDRYENAPTALDVHFIGKDIFRRAVKGMGTAAQNVLQQAELEVTDINLLVPHQANLRIIAALQKQFELSDDQVMVNIDKYGNTSAATVPIALCEALENGRIKPGDNIMTAAFGAGLTWGAGYIKWGQRVTPLATSDAALPASEATAKELLSVAIKHCLNQEV, encoded by the coding sequence ATGTTATATGCTGAAATTACCGGCTGGGGTAAGTGCTTACCTCCGGCAACGTTAACCAATGATGATCTTTCAACATTTGTCGAGACCAGTGACGAGTGGATCACCAGCCGCACCGGCATTAAATCCCGCCGGATTTCACATGTAAATACCGCCCATTTAGCCTCGGTTGCCGCCCAGCGCGCCATGGCCGCCGCCGGCATCAGTGCTGAAGAAGTAGACTTAATCGTTATTGCGACTTCCTGCCCGGATACCATAGTGCCCAATACTGCCTCTATGGTGCAAAAGATGATCGGCGCGCCTAACGCTGCCGCCGTGGATATGACCGCCGCCTGTACCGGTTTTTTATACGCCCTGCAAAGTGCTACCGCCCAGGTACGGGTCGGCGCCATTAAAAAAGCCATAGTGATCGGCGCAGAGCGCATGAGCTGGTTTATCAACTGGTCGCGCCGGGAAACAGCAGTATTGTTTGGCGACGGCGCCGGTGCTGTGGTTATTGAAGCCAGCGAAGAAAAGCTTGGCCTGGTCAATGCCAAACTCGGTTGCGATACCGAAGCCAGGGACGTACTGGAAATCCGCGGTTTCGGTACCGACATGGACCGCTATGAAAATGCCCCGACCGCTTTGGACGTACACTTTATCGGTAAAGACATTTTCCGCCGCGCGGTCAAAGGCATGGGCACGGCAGCACAAAACGTACTCCAGCAGGCAGAGCTTGAGGTCACCGACATTAACTTACTGGTACCGCACCAGGCAAATTTACGCATTATTGCCGCACTGCAAAAGCAGTTCGAACTCAGCGACGACCAGGTAATGGTGAATATCGACAAATACGGCAATACCTCTGCCGCCACGGTACCGATTGCTTTATGCGAAGCCCTGGAAAATGGCCGTATCAAACCCGGCGATAATATCATGACCGCCGCTTTTGGCGCCGGGTTAACCTGGGGCGCAGGTTATATCAAATGGGGGCAGAGAGTCACCCCGCTTGCCACCAGCGATGCCGCATTGCCGGCAAGCGAGGCCACGGCCAAAGAGCTACTGTCGGTTGCCATCAAGCATTGCCTGAACCAAGAGGTTTAA
- a CDS encoding SymE family type I addiction module toxin → MAKYHPMPEPVSAKVKYPIYRQLTLQKAVCESTVKVRGIGINYAPVNLEPCIVLGGKWLRQAGFLTGQKVSSTVNQQQMIITAK, encoded by the coding sequence ATGGCTAAATATCATCCTATGCCAGAGCCAGTCTCGGCAAAAGTAAAATATCCTATTTACCGGCAACTTACCTTACAGAAAGCCGTTTGCGAGTCGACAGTAAAAGTCCGCGGCATAGGCATTAACTATGCCCCTGTTAATCTTGAACCTTGCATTGTGCTCGGGGGGAAATGGCTCAGACAGGCTGGTTTTCTTACCGGGCAGAAGGTCAGTAGTACCGTTAATCAACAGCAAATGATTATCACAGCTAAATAA
- a CDS encoding OmpA family protein produces the protein MKIVNITLLAALISTPLAAETLDETWQVGVFGDYIKSSTNKENKNSWQQIEAGKSVGVDLHKIINDYWNVRFELARSRYDIENGNDKTYGYRYGADAVYKLPESNLYLFSGIKRFNNTRSYNALNVGAGYGFQVNDRFSVYTEAAIYKDVNYGYVDQGFKLGLKYSFGAEQQRPVSNRADNSAKPAIQPVAVTEAAPVDSDSDGISDDKDRCAHTPATVKVDSTGCTLYAEHEVAITLKVAFANNSAKVKPALIDDIQRLADFMKEYSDTQVVIEGHSSATGAAPYNLVLSQKRAEAVKDILINKFNIKASRLSAKGYGQTQLLSSGTSAEDHSLNRRVVAKIATTAKKVVQKG, from the coding sequence ATGAAAATAGTTAACATCACCTTACTGGCTGCCTTGATCAGCACTCCTTTAGCCGCGGAAACTTTGGATGAAACTTGGCAGGTCGGTGTATTTGGCGATTACATCAAATCAAGCACCAATAAAGAGAACAAAAACAGCTGGCAGCAAATTGAAGCCGGTAAGTCTGTCGGTGTCGATCTGCATAAAATCATCAATGATTACTGGAATGTGCGTTTTGAATTAGCAAGAAGCCGCTATGATATTGAAAACGGCAACGACAAAACTTACGGCTACCGTTACGGCGCCGATGCCGTCTATAAGTTGCCGGAAAGCAATTTGTATTTATTTTCGGGTATTAAACGCTTTAACAATACCAGAAGTTATAACGCCCTGAATGTCGGTGCCGGTTACGGCTTTCAGGTAAATGATCGTTTCTCTGTATATACCGAAGCGGCCATCTATAAAGATGTTAATTACGGTTATGTCGATCAGGGCTTTAAGTTAGGCCTTAAATACAGCTTTGGCGCAGAGCAACAAAGACCGGTATCAAACCGGGCCGACAACAGCGCCAAGCCGGCAATACAGCCGGTGGCCGTTACAGAAGCAGCCCCTGTTGATAGCGACAGCGACGGCATCAGTGACGATAAAGATCGCTGCGCCCATACCCCGGCTACCGTAAAGGTAGACTCTACCGGCTGTACTTTATATGCCGAGCACGAAGTGGCCATCACCTTAAAGGTGGCTTTTGCCAATAACAGCGCCAAAGTAAAACCGGCATTAATTGATGATATTCAACGCCTGGCCGATTTTATGAAGGAATATAGCGATACCCAGGTTGTAATTGAAGGCCATAGCTCGGCTACCGGTGCAGCCCCATATAACCTGGTACTGTCACAAAAGCGGGCCGAAGCGGTAAAAGATATTTTGATCAACAAATTTAATATCAAAGCAAGCCGTTTATCAGCCAAAGGTTACGGCCAGACACAGTTGCTTTCAAGCGGTACCAGCGCGGAAGATCACAGCTTAAATCGCCGTGTTGTAGCAAAAATAGCAACAACAGCAAAGAAGGTTGTGCAAAAAGGTTAG
- a CDS encoding mechanosensitive ion channel family protein, which produces MDTENITEKTYSGLMAVWHKVATFLPDLIVAILFLLVGWFISNLIKRLLNKFLIKIGFNTFVDKLGLDQLLQKMDLKVSGSQVVAGIISTFILLIFLLAALDIVGLKMLSGLIDTLTLFLPKLLAALAVLLCGFFVAQIVFNGVKIAAKNTGVDYGRSVAEVCRGIIIVITMSLSITQLDIDVSLLNNIISVIIASVGLAAAISLGIGTKSMAQEIVAGVYLREMYQVGDHIQVNDIKGALVAIGSVASKVMAEEEAIVTVPNTFLLANKVTKK; this is translated from the coding sequence ATGGATACCGAAAACATTACCGAAAAAACCTATTCCGGGTTAATGGCCGTCTGGCATAAGGTGGCCACCTTTTTACCGGATTTGATCGTTGCCATTTTATTCCTGCTTGTCGGCTGGTTTATTTCAAATTTAATCAAACGTTTGTTGAATAAGTTTCTGATCAAAATTGGCTTTAATACTTTTGTCGACAAGCTTGGCCTGGATCAGCTGCTGCAAAAAATGGATCTCAAGGTCAGCGGCAGCCAGGTGGTGGCAGGCATTATTTCGACCTTTATTTTATTGATCTTTTTACTGGCGGCGCTAGACATTGTCGGCCTGAAAATGCTGTCCGGTTTAATCGATACCCTGACCTTATTCCTGCCTAAGTTGCTGGCCGCCCTGGCGGTACTGCTGTGTGGTTTCTTTGTTGCACAAATCGTCTTTAACGGCGTGAAAATAGCGGCTAAAAATACCGGTGTCGACTATGGCCGCTCGGTTGCAGAAGTTTGCCGCGGCATTATTATCGTCATTACCATGTCTTTATCTATCACTCAGCTTGATATCGATGTTTCGCTGCTCAATAACATTATTTCCGTCATTATTGCCAGTGTCGGTCTGGCTGCCGCTATTTCGTTAGGCATAGGCACTAAGTCGATGGCGCAGGAAATTGTTGCCGGTGTGTATTTACGGGAAATGTATCAGGTAGGCGACCATATCCAGGTCAATGATATCAAAGGGGCTTTGGTTGCCATCGGCAGCGTTGCCAGCAAAGTGATGGCAGAAGAAGAGGCGATAGTTACTGTGCCCAATACCTTCTTATTGGCCAATAAAGTCACTAAAAAGTAG
- the sigX gene encoding RNA polymerase sigma factor SigX, giving the protein MTSFNERQLVALVQESLPYDTRFFQQLITPYLPVLKGYCAKLLNNQSDAEDVVQETIIKALTHLKGFKWLVSFKVWLFKIAHNECINKIRERRWDMYQDGDDYLESAIAETPDCEDLASAISALMVNLSFIDRNIMLLRYRTGLEFQEIADVCEMKLSAVKMRHKRVIEFLREKVE; this is encoded by the coding sequence TTGACCAGTTTTAATGAACGCCAGCTTGTTGCCTTAGTGCAGGAAAGCTTGCCTTATGACACACGCTTTTTTCAGCAGCTGATCACACCGTATTTGCCGGTACTTAAAGGTTACTGCGCAAAATTACTGAATAATCAGTCGGATGCCGAAGATGTCGTGCAGGAAACCATTATTAAGGCACTCACCCATCTTAAGGGTTTTAAGTGGCTGGTGTCTTTTAAGGTTTGGCTGTTCAAAATTGCCCATAACGAGTGTATCAACAAGATCCGGGAGCGGCGCTGGGATATGTATCAGGATGGCGACGACTACCTGGAAAGCGCCATTGCCGAAACGCCCGACTGTGAAGACTTAGCCAGCGCAATATCGGCGCTTATGGTCAATTTGTCCTTTATCGACCGCAATATCATGCTGTTGCGCTACCGCACCGGTTTAGAGTTTCAGGAAATCGCCGATGTCTGTGAAATGAAACTTTCGGCGGTGAAAATGCGCCATAAGCGTGTTATTGAATTTCTGCGGGAAAAAGTCGAGTAA
- a CDS encoding energy transducer TonB yields the protein MKSILLTFFLLPLMACSAIAVEFTPAKMLKDKRLTVPTTANLSRLEGWVLLHYMVDIDGKAKHIEVLNKSEQLDVSEELTDALAKLDFSPALLNQKPVPSGDRLFYYTNKSLVNVNNDDVSPGFNSRYTRAGNYLANKEFGKAKEVLDELQETNSKNLQEQALSAWLHSQYYFSQNNWPAYGKQTKIASLLQNRLPTKWAVTTMQNLMQWHVFKKEYAAAFNALNQIQLIEGAHISEKVYQTMFDSLQTSLQNDTNIELEQTLSDNHAWLHQMSRSKLSIRKTQGTIHAIEVRCKNTRFVLTEQEAKAFAMDVDDIDCAILIKGENGTRISLVESGDLYQFTALN from the coding sequence TTGAAATCGATATTATTAACCTTTTTCCTTTTGCCGTTAATGGCTTGTTCAGCAATTGCCGTTGAATTTACCCCGGCAAAAATGCTTAAAGATAAAAGATTAACCGTCCCCACCACTGCTAATCTCTCCCGTTTGGAAGGCTGGGTTTTATTGCATTACATGGTTGATATTGACGGCAAAGCCAAACACATAGAGGTGCTGAATAAATCAGAGCAACTGGATGTATCTGAAGAATTAACAGACGCTTTAGCTAAGTTAGACTTTTCTCCGGCCCTGTTAAATCAAAAGCCGGTGCCTTCGGGCGATCGCTTATTTTATTACACCAATAAAAGCCTGGTGAATGTCAATAATGATGATGTAAGTCCGGGCTTTAATAGCCGCTACACCCGGGCCGGCAATTATCTGGCCAACAAAGAATTTGGCAAAGCCAAAGAAGTGCTGGATGAACTACAGGAAACGAACAGTAAAAACCTGCAAGAACAGGCGCTTTCCGCCTGGCTGCACAGCCAGTATTACTTTAGCCAAAATAACTGGCCTGCTTATGGAAAGCAGACAAAAATAGCCTCTTTGCTGCAAAACAGGTTACCGACAAAGTGGGCGGTAACCACCATGCAAAACCTGATGCAGTGGCATGTATTCAAAAAAGAATATGCCGCCGCTTTTAATGCCTTAAATCAAATACAATTGATTGAAGGGGCGCATATCTCAGAAAAAGTCTATCAGACTATGTTTGACTCCCTGCAGACATCGCTGCAAAACGATACCAACATTGAACTTGAGCAAACCCTATCCGACAACCATGCCTGGCTGCATCAAATGTCACGCAGCAAGCTCAGCATCAGGAAAACACAAGGGACAATACATGCCATAGAAGTGCGCTGTAAAAATACCCGGTTTGTTTTAACCGAGCAAGAAGCAAAAGCATTCGCTATGGATGTCGATGATATCGACTGCGCCATATTGATTAAAGGCGAAAACGGCACCCGTATTTCTTTGGTTGAAAGCGGTGATTTGTATCAATTTACAGCGTTAAATTAG
- a CDS encoding efflux RND transporter periplasmic adaptor subunit, translating to MKSELLQNLTAKLLFINLFFFLLAGGFASLASAQNTPAPASSASGQARGYDAKEVYVEPYFDEIRRTGKLDFKRTLNLSFKSSGYLTRLTVDEGDIFKAEQLLAALETDELIEEKNASYAELLQAKRDVRRIEQLAEKKLTFEQELDNAETRVETTRARYKVAFYNLEKARIAAPFDGVVLARHTELGELQSPGTQVLEVAALKNNWIAKVALTGAEVSRVNVGQKVSVVLDRLGEVEGVITKVPAIANTRGQLFMIEVLLPELSLAKGVAAGQIVEVLIRISGQQSVYRIPIEALIAVDDAGKALVMVSPAEQAQYVQQAFDILSLDNSYVYLLASEFDQPLNIITRGWQQLSSSGR from the coding sequence ATGAAATCTGAACTCCTGCAAAATTTAACGGCTAAGCTTTTGTTTATTAATCTGTTTTTCTTTTTGTTGGCGGGTGGTTTTGCCTCGCTGGCATCAGCACAAAATACTCCCGCACCGGCCTCAAGCGCTTCCGGCCAGGCCCGGGGTTATGACGCCAAAGAGGTTTATGTTGAGCCTTATTTCGATGAAATCCGCCGCACCGGCAAATTAGACTTTAAACGCACCTTAAACCTGTCTTTTAAAAGCTCAGGTTACCTGACCCGGCTAACGGTTGATGAAGGGGATATCTTTAAAGCGGAGCAGTTGCTGGCGGCGCTGGAAACCGATGAGCTTATTGAAGAGAAAAATGCCAGTTATGCCGAGTTATTGCAGGCCAAACGTGATGTCCGGCGCATTGAACAGCTGGCGGAGAAAAAGCTAACTTTTGAGCAGGAACTCGACAACGCCGAAACCCGGGTAGAAACTACCCGGGCAAGATATAAAGTGGCCTTTTACAACCTGGAGAAAGCGCGCATAGCGGCGCCGTTTGACGGTGTAGTCCTGGCGCGCCATACCGAGCTGGGAGAGCTGCAGTCTCCCGGCACTCAGGTATTGGAAGTGGCGGCATTGAAGAACAACTGGATTGCCAAGGTCGCCCTTACCGGTGCGGAAGTCAGCCGGGTGAATGTCGGGCAAAAGGTCAGTGTGGTGCTGGATCGCCTGGGGGAAGTCGAGGGGGTTATCACTAAGGTGCCCGCCATCGCCAATACCCGGGGACAGTTATTTATGATCGAGGTCTTGCTGCCTGAGCTGTCCCTGGCCAAAGGGGTCGCTGCCGGGCAAATCGTCGAAGTGCTTATCCGCATCAGTGGTCAGCAATCGGTTTACCGTATTCCCATCGAGGCGCTGATTGCCGTCGATGATGCCGGCAAAGCCCTGGTGATGGTCAGCCCGGCTGAGCAGGCACAATATGTCCAGCAGGCCTTTGATATTCTCTCTCTGGACAACAGCTATGTTTACCTGCTGGCCAGTGAATTTGACCAGCCGCTGAATATCATCACCCGGGGCTGGCAACAGCTCAGCAGCAGCGGCCGGTAA